The Lacrimispora xylanolytica genome has a segment encoding these proteins:
- a CDS encoding nucleoside phosphorylase has product MSEIMPHLKLSKEQAAPFALLPGDPKRLDRIAPYLEDVRELAFNREFRSLKGSFRGVEVMAVSTGIGGASAAIAVEELHRIGVRAMIRIGSCGALKKGISLGDLIIASGAVRNDGTSSSYVDSAYPAVPDPQLFMALMESARESRVPCHAGIIRSHDSFYIDEEKEICEYWSKKGVLGSDMETAALFVTGGLRGVKTASILNTVVQYEESLEENINLYTGGESAMMRGEQAEILTALQAFVRISQNQEGRI; this is encoded by the coding sequence ATGTCAGAAATCATGCCGCATTTAAAGCTTTCCAAGGAACAGGCAGCCCCCTTTGCTCTTTTACCCGGAGACCCAAAACGGCTTGACCGGATTGCCCCCTATTTGGAGGATGTAAGGGAGCTGGCGTTTAACCGGGAATTTCGAAGCTTAAAGGGAAGCTTTCGGGGAGTTGAGGTGATGGCTGTATCCACTGGAATCGGTGGCGCTTCGGCGGCCATAGCGGTAGAAGAGCTTCACCGCATCGGAGTCAGGGCCATGATACGGATTGGAAGCTGTGGTGCTCTTAAAAAAGGCATTTCTCTGGGAGATTTAATCATAGCAAGTGGTGCCGTTCGTAACGACGGGACCTCCTCATCCTATGTAGATTCCGCTTACCCGGCAGTCCCTGACCCCCAGCTTTTTATGGCCTTAATGGAAAGCGCCAGAGAATCGAGAGTTCCCTGTCATGCAGGGATCATAAGAAGTCATGACAGCTTTTATATTGACGAAGAAAAGGAAATATGTGAGTACTGGTCAAAAAAGGGTGTCCTTGGCTCTGATATGGAAACTGCGGCGCTGTTTGTGACAGGAGGCTTACGGGGAGTAAAAACTGCTTCCATCCTGAATACCGTAGTCCAGTATGAGGAATCCTTAGAAGAGAACATAAACCTTTATACCGGCGGTGAATCAGCTATGATGAGGGGAGAACAAGCAGAGATTCTTACGGCACTTCAAGCATTTGTTCGGATCAGTCAGAACCAGGAAGGGAGAATATGA
- a CDS encoding energy-coupling factor transporter transmembrane component T family protein, whose product MKSISLYVDQDTFLTRLHSFSKLFYIAAAIAIPLIGGGFRLYVLSLGLSFCLIAAGKIGRRILPLIAFSFTIILTVFLIHGLFNQKNEQILFTLGPLVFYREGLLYALKIGLNILNMLLAFAVLVLTTRPAVLVDDLEQAGFSPRFGYMICSVFQIIPQMMGTMNTILDAQRSRGMETEGNILVRARAFLPLISPVVNSSLINTRERAIALEVRGFDSKEKKTFLQDRKLRGEDKRFIAMMAVLLFAALIWRIRVWL is encoded by the coding sequence ATGAAAAGCATCAGTCTTTATGTGGATCAGGATACCTTTTTAACCAGACTCCATTCCTTTTCCAAGTTATTTTACATTGCAGCAGCCATTGCCATTCCTCTCATCGGAGGCGGTTTCCGTTTATATGTCCTTAGCCTGGGATTAAGCTTTTGTCTGATTGCAGCAGGAAAAATCGGAAGAAGAATTCTGCCTCTCATCGCGTTTTCATTTACCATTATTCTTACGGTATTTTTGATTCACGGACTCTTTAATCAGAAAAATGAACAGATCCTTTTTACTCTGGGACCTCTCGTCTTTTACAGGGAAGGGCTTTTATATGCACTTAAGATAGGGCTTAATATCTTAAATATGCTCCTTGCCTTTGCGGTCCTTGTGCTGACGACCAGACCAGCAGTCCTTGTGGATGATTTAGAACAGGCTGGATTTTCTCCCAGATTCGGCTATATGATCTGTTCTGTGTTTCAGATTATCCCTCAGATGATGGGAACCATGAATACCATACTGGATGCCCAAAGAAGCAGGGGCATGGAGACAGAAGGCAATATACTGGTAAGAGCCAGGGCATTTCTTCCCCTCATTTCTCCAGTGGTAAACAGTTCATTAATCAATACCAGAGAAAGGGCCATTGCCTTAGAAGTCCGTGGATTTGATTCCAAAGAGAAAAAGACCTTTTTACAGGATCGTAAATTACGGGGAGAAGATAAGAGATTTATAGCCATGATGGCGGTTCTTCTCTTTGCAGCTCTCATATGGAGGATACGTGTATGGCTCTGA
- a CDS encoding ABC transporter ATP-binding protein produces the protein MALIEVKQLKYRYPHTDKLALDGIDFTVEKGQFIGIIGENKAGKSTLCQAFVGLVPSMFRGAYGGTLMIHGMEAAKTPVAKLCRHVGLVFQNPFNQLSGAKETVFEEVAFGLQNLGIPREEIIRRVEDNLSRLDILDYKNRNPFDLSGGQTQRVAIASILAMEPKVIVLDEPTSQLDPQGSEEVFQVVEALKQSGITILMVEHKMEKLAEYCDKILLLHQGRQIAYDTPERIFSRADLEQYGVEPPVYTKVCEKLEIYRESGDQKEYPVTLSQTVEKKDSFPKTLSGREIEKQGTLWEEEVSKEQEVLFEIQDLEFGYTSQKLVIHSLSLKLSKQPTAIIGQNGAGKTTLVRLLKGLLKPGDGQILLNGEDISEKTVAKLAGVVGYVFQNPDDQIFKNKVIDEVMVGPLHIGMSREEAGKRAREALSMVDMTKWEQENPYDLDLSERKMVAIASVIAMEPKVLILDEPTIAQDIKGRKLLGSIIKKLSDKGVFVLAILHDMDFVAEYFDRVIVMAHGKVLADGPKEAVFYDKDSLSTARLEQPHMTRLCEALGYQGIFLTADDIKDKGRD, from the coding sequence ATGGCTCTGATTGAGGTGAAACAGTTAAAGTACCGCTATCCCCATACGGACAAGCTGGCTCTTGACGGAATTGATTTTACTGTGGAAAAAGGGCAGTTTATTGGAATCATCGGGGAAAATAAGGCAGGGAAGAGCACTCTATGTCAGGCTTTTGTGGGACTGGTGCCCTCCATGTTTCGGGGAGCCTATGGCGGAACGCTCATGATTCATGGTATGGAGGCGGCTAAAACACCGGTAGCTAAACTTTGCCGTCATGTGGGGCTGGTGTTTCAAAATCCGTTTAACCAGTTATCAGGAGCCAAGGAAACGGTGTTTGAGGAGGTTGCCTTTGGCCTTCAAAATCTGGGGATTCCCAGAGAGGAAATCATAAGACGGGTGGAGGATAATCTTTCCCGCCTGGACATTTTAGACTATAAAAACAGGAACCCATTTGACTTATCCGGAGGTCAGACCCAGAGAGTGGCAATCGCAAGCATACTGGCCATGGAGCCAAAAGTCATTGTTCTTGACGAACCAACCTCTCAGCTTGACCCTCAGGGAAGCGAAGAGGTCTTTCAGGTGGTAGAGGCCTTAAAACAATCCGGCATCACCATACTGATGGTAGAACACAAGATGGAAAAGCTGGCAGAATACTGTGATAAGATCCTTCTTTTGCACCAGGGAAGACAGATTGCCTATGATACACCGGAACGTATTTTTTCCAGAGCGGATTTAGAACAGTATGGAGTGGAACCACCGGTCTATACAAAGGTGTGTGAGAAACTTGAAATCTACAGGGAATCAGGGGATCAAAAAGAGTATCCGGTTACCTTATCACAAACCGTGGAGAAAAAGGACAGCTTTCCAAAAACTCTTTCCGGCAGAGAAATAGAAAAACAAGGGACTTTATGGGAAGAAGAGGTCTCAAAGGAACAAGAAGTGCTTTTTGAAATTCAGGATCTGGAGTTTGGCTATACCTCACAAAAGCTGGTGATCCATAGCCTGTCTCTCAAATTATCAAAACAGCCCACAGCCATCATCGGTCAAAATGGTGCGGGTAAAACCACCTTAGTGAGGCTTTTGAAAGGATTGCTAAAGCCGGGTGACGGCCAGATCCTTTTAAACGGAGAAGATATTTCGGAAAAAACTGTTGCAAAGCTGGCGGGAGTGGTGGGCTATGTGTTCCAGAACCCTGATGATCAGATTTTCAAAAACAAGGTAATCGATGAGGTAATGGTAGGGCCTCTTCATATTGGCATGAGCCGGGAAGAAGCTGGAAAAAGGGCCAGAGAGGCCCTTTCCATGGTCGATATGACGAAATGGGAGCAGGAAAATCCTTATGATCTGGATCTTTCAGAACGTAAGATGGTGGCCATTGCTTCTGTCATTGCCATGGAGCCAAAGGTGCTGATTTTAGATGAGCCAACCATTGCTCAGGATATAAAAGGACGTAAGCTTTTGGGCTCAATCATAAAAAAGCTCAGTGACAAGGGAGTATTTGTCCTGGCGATTCTTCATGATATGGACTTTGTAGCAGAATACTTTGACCGGGTCATTGTCATGGCTCATGGAAAGGTGCTGGCAGACGGACCAAAAGAAGCTGTTTTCTATGATAAGGACAGCTTAAGTACGGCAAGACTTGAACAGCCTCATATGACAAGGCTGTGTGAGGCATTGGGATACCAGGGGATATTTTTAACAGCAGACGATATCAAAGATAAAGGCAGGGATTAA
- a CDS encoding transcription repressor NadR produces the protein MERRQKIIQILSQEDMPVSGTELAKRLGVSRQVIVQDVALMRAEQTEILSTNKGYVLRRQPGKEEESFVRVFRSTHRTEDTLSELQTIVDYGGRLLDVSIEHEVYGEIHVDLIINNRLDAEEFVEALETSKDQPLKALTNGCHYHTVAADSIKNLDRIQQELKNKGFLVEE, from the coding sequence ATGGAACGCAGACAAAAAATAATACAAATCTTAAGCCAGGAGGACATGCCCGTTTCCGGTACAGAGCTTGCAAAACGGCTGGGAGTGAGCCGGCAGGTCATTGTTCAGGATGTGGCCCTGATGCGGGCGGAGCAGACGGAGATTCTTTCCACGAACAAAGGATATGTACTTCGCCGCCAGCCAGGAAAAGAGGAGGAAAGCTTTGTAAGAGTCTTTCGGTCCACACACAGAACAGAAGATACCTTAAGTGAGCTTCAGACCATTGTGGATTATGGCGGCAGGCTTCTTGACGTGTCCATCGAGCATGAGGTCTACGGTGAGATCCATGTGGATTTAATCATTAATAACCGGTTGGATGCAGAGGAATTTGTAGAAGCCCTGGAGACATCGAAGGACCAGCCTTTAAAGGCGCTTACCAATGGCTGCCATTACCACACGGTGGCGGCGGATTCCATAAAGAATTTAGACAGAATTCAACAGGAATTAAAGAATAAAGGCTTTCTGGTGGAAGAATAA
- a CDS encoding L,D-transpeptidase family protein encodes MEKHEQRSRKKKSLGVSGLALVGGGIMAAALIAAFAYIQVGRSYQKVFFPKTVINGMDVSKKSVMEVKKMIALTIDDYKLTLQERGGTTEEIKGMDIGLEAVFDGKLESLLGEQKPLSWAKHLRKPQSFEIGTMIQYDQNKFDTVVNGLSCLKIDEEDKAQNASISDYVSGQGYQIKPAKDGKELNPEKLKSEISNAVMDLKPELNLDEVGAYISPKVPTNDPGLVSKVQTMNKYVNTTITYNFGDEKKVLSGDTISKWVKTDDSGQVYLDSKSVSDYVKELASTYDTAYKAKNFTTSTGQNVKITGGSYGFKINQSAEADELAELIRTGNSQVREPVYKQRGASRGAKDYGNTYVEINLTAQHIYYYKDGKLIVESDFVSGNESKGWSTPAGAYALTYKERNATLKGENYRTPVDYWMPFNGNIGLHDAKWRSTFGGSIYKTSGSHGCINLPPAVAKTIFENIGAGIPVLCYHLPGTESLTTSNGTGKKEETKGAQQPTTQAGTQPTTQAATQPATQPTTAAPTTAAPTTAAPTTAPAATTPTTVSAHPSFDQEAGPGASKSTGKNKSGPGM; translated from the coding sequence ATGGAAAAACATGAACAGCGCAGCAGAAAGAAGAAGTCCTTAGGAGTATCGGGGCTGGCATTAGTTGGAGGCGGAATTATGGCAGCAGCGCTGATTGCTGCTTTTGCATACATACAGGTTGGCAGATCATATCAAAAGGTGTTTTTCCCTAAAACCGTTATCAATGGAATGGACGTTTCAAAAAAATCAGTGATGGAAGTCAAAAAGATGATTGCTTTGACCATTGATGATTATAAGCTTACCTTACAGGAACGGGGAGGAACCACGGAAGAGATTAAAGGCATGGATATCGGTCTGGAAGCCGTATTCGATGGAAAGCTGGAATCTTTGCTGGGAGAACAAAAGCCCCTTTCCTGGGCAAAACACTTAAGGAAGCCCCAGTCATTTGAAATCGGAACCATGATTCAGTATGACCAGAATAAATTTGATACTGTGGTAAACGGATTATCCTGCTTAAAGATAGACGAAGAGGATAAGGCTCAGAACGCATCAATTTCTGATTACGTCTCTGGTCAGGGTTACCAGATTAAGCCGGCCAAGGATGGCAAAGAATTAAACCCGGAAAAGTTGAAGTCAGAGATATCAAATGCAGTTATGGATTTAAAGCCGGAGCTTAATTTAGACGAGGTGGGAGCTTATATCTCTCCTAAGGTGCCGACCAATGATCCAGGGCTTGTAAGCAAGGTTCAGACCATGAATAAGTATGTCAACACCACGATTACATATAACTTCGGCGATGAGAAAAAGGTACTAAGCGGAGATACCATCTCCAAATGGGTCAAAACCGATGACAGCGGCCAGGTTTATTTAGACAGTAAATCCGTCAGTGATTATGTAAAAGAACTGGCAAGTACCTATGATACGGCCTACAAGGCCAAGAATTTCACCACTTCCACCGGACAGAATGTGAAAATTACCGGAGGAAGCTATGGCTTTAAAATCAATCAGAGTGCTGAGGCAGACGAGTTGGCAGAGCTGATCCGTACCGGTAACAGTCAGGTAAGAGAGCCTGTTTATAAACAGAGGGGCGCCAGCAGAGGCGCTAAGGATTATGGGAATACATATGTGGAGATCAACTTGACGGCTCAGCATATCTACTATTATAAAGACGGCAAGCTAATTGTGGAATCTGATTTCGTATCAGGCAATGAATCCAAGGGCTGGTCTACTCCAGCAGGAGCTTACGCCCTTACTTATAAAGAACGCAATGCCACACTTAAGGGAGAGAATTACAGAACTCCTGTGGATTACTGGATGCCATTTAACGGCAATATCGGTCTTCACGATGCCAAATGGCGGAGCACCTTTGGAGGTTCTATCTATAAGACCAGCGGCTCTCATGGCTGTATCAATCTTCCTCCAGCCGTTGCAAAGACCATTTTTGAGAACATAGGTGCAGGAATTCCGGTCCTTTGTTATCATCTGCCAGGAACCGAGTCTCTGACTACTTCCAATGGAACCGGAAAAAAGGAAGAGACAAAAGGCGCCCAGCAGCCAACGACTCAGGCAGGTACCCAGCCAACCACCCAGGCAGCTACTCAGCCAGCCACACAACCAACCACCGCAGCACCTACGACAGCAGCGCCAACAACAGCAGCTCCGACTACGGCTCCGGCGGCAACCACCCCAACCACAGTTTCAGCCCATCCTTCCTTTGACCAGGAGGCAGGGCCTGGCGCATCGAAAAGTACGGGAAAGAATAAGTCCGGACCTGGGATGTAG
- a CDS encoding macrolide family glycosyltransferase, with protein MSNILFVNGNLHGHVNPTLPLVEELVNRGDKVWYFGADSFRNSLSEAGAICINGGEELEEFYKGYRPTGNHPFFTILEYMIRLDEILIPMILEVWKERTFDCLICDSVLGAGQFLRGILSVPVIGSVSSFALSSLPIPDSMLERGTHPQLDEFYRRLHELCSSYQLPVPDPLSFFQNQGDLNMVYTSKAFNPGSQLLDDSYRFVSPMLREEDMGDFPIEQLQDKKVIYISLGTINNQISEFYEMCMEAFKDFDGVVVLSVGKKCQISDFTHIPANFMVRPYVPQLEVLKHASLFLTHSGLNSVKEAILSVVPMLLFPMVNDQFLVAKQVESMGCGIRMIWKEATSSIIKEKAWEVMNEPNYEKACQKLRLEFEKTGGMKQAADEIHKLLAEWKEKKDVSEE; from the coding sequence ATGTCTAATATACTGTTTGTTAATGGCAATCTTCATGGTCATGTAAATCCAACCCTGCCTTTGGTAGAAGAACTTGTGAACCGAGGAGATAAGGTATGGTACTTTGGAGCTGATTCTTTCCGTAATTCCTTGTCGGAGGCTGGGGCTATCTGCATAAATGGAGGTGAGGAACTGGAGGAATTTTATAAGGGATACCGTCCCACGGGAAATCACCCGTTTTTCACCATACTGGAATATATGATCCGCCTTGATGAGATACTGATTCCGATGATTTTAGAGGTCTGGAAGGAGAGGACCTTTGACTGTCTGATATGTGACAGCGTTCTGGGAGCCGGCCAGTTTTTGAGAGGAATTCTTAGCGTGCCTGTGATTGGTTCTGTCTCCTCCTTTGCCTTAAGCAGCCTTCCCATTCCTGACAGCATGTTAGAGCGGGGGACCCATCCCCAGCTTGATGAGTTTTACCGCAGACTTCATGAGCTTTGCTCTTCCTATCAATTGCCGGTTCCTGATCCTCTGTCCTTTTTTCAAAATCAGGGGGACTTAAATATGGTTTATACTTCAAAGGCATTTAACCCAGGCAGCCAGCTCCTTGACGATTCCTACCGGTTTGTAAGCCCAATGCTCCGGGAGGAGGACATGGGAGATTTCCCAATAGAACAGCTTCAGGATAAGAAGGTGATTTACATTTCCCTTGGGACCATAAACAATCAGATATCGGAATTTTATGAAATGTGCATGGAAGCCTTTAAAGACTTTGATGGTGTAGTGGTTCTTTCTGTGGGAAAAAAGTGTCAGATATCTGATTTTACTCATATCCCAGCCAATTTCATGGTAAGGCCATATGTGCCTCAGCTGGAGGTCTTAAAGCATGCCAGCTTGTTTCTTACCCACAGCGGCTTAAACAGCGTCAAAGAGGCCATTCTAAGCGTTGTACCCATGCTCCTGTTCCCCATGGTCAATGACCAGTTCCTGGTGGCGAAACAGGTGGAATCCATGGGCTGCGGAATCAGGATGATATGGAAGGAAGCAACTTCTTCCATTATAAAAGAAAAGGCCTGGGAGGTCATGAATGAGCCAAATTATGAGAAAGCCTGTCAGAAGCTTCGTCTTGAGTTTGAGAAAACAGGAGGTATGAAACAGGCAGCAGATGAGATTCATAAGCTGCTTGCAGAATGGAAGGAGAAAAAAGATGTCAGTGAAGAATAA
- a CDS encoding PadR family transcriptional regulator, with amino-acid sequence MSVKNKTRYAILGVLNSSPCTGYDIKKYCDRIIAHFWNENYGHIYPVLKALQEEGLIERVEEETNDRKKKYAITGKGREEFLSWLKEPAHYQPARSEFLLKLSFSKDLHKDEIRSMILKYKEDYVKKLDGYGKMEEYMKQKEGALETQQGFFLYAPLRYGIRSAESAIAWCDEMLNEIDLLK; translated from the coding sequence ATGTCAGTGAAGAATAAAACACGCTACGCTATTTTAGGTGTCTTAAATAGTTCCCCCTGTACTGGCTATGATATTAAGAAATACTGCGACCGGATCATCGCCCATTTCTGGAATGAGAATTACGGCCATATCTATCCGGTGCTCAAAGCGCTGCAGGAGGAAGGTCTCATAGAGCGGGTGGAAGAGGAGACGAATGACAGGAAAAAGAAGTATGCCATAACCGGAAAAGGCAGAGAGGAATTCTTAAGCTGGCTAAAAGAACCGGCCCATTATCAGCCTGCCAGATCGGAGTTTCTGTTAAAGCTATCCTTCTCCAAGGATCTTCATAAAGATGAGATCAGGAGCATGATTTTAAAATACAAAGAAGATTACGTGAAAAAACTCGATGGATATGGTAAAATGGAAGAATATATGAAACAAAAGGAAGGGGCTCTGGAAACACAGCAGGGATTCTTCCTATATGCCCCCCTAAGATATGGAATCCGTTCTGCAGAGTCTGCCATCGCATGGTGCGATGAGATGCTGAACGAAATTGATTTACTGAAATAA
- a CDS encoding glutamine--tRNA ligase/YqeY domain fusion protein → MEDNKEEIVSKNFIEQEIDKDLSEGVYNHVQTRFPPEPNGYLHIGHAKSILLNYGLAQKYGGKFNLRFDDTNPTKEKTEFVESIMEDVKWLGADFSDRLFFASNYFQEMYDCAVLLIKKGKAFVCDLTAEEIREYRGDFKTPGKESPYRNRSVEENLKLFEEMKAGIYKDGEKVLRAKIDMASPNINMRDPVIYRVARMTHHNTGDAWCIYPMYDFAHPIEDAIENITHSICTLEFEDHRPLYDWVVKECEYPNPPRQIEFAKLYLTNVITGKRYIKKLVEDNVVDGWDDPRLVSIAALRRRGYTPEALRMFVDLVGVSKANSSVDYAMLEYCIREDLKLKKPRVMAILDPIKLIIDNYPEDTIEYLDAPNNLENPELGERKIPFGKELYIEREDFMEEPVKKYFRLFPGNEVRLMNAYFVTCTSCEKDADGNVTVVHCTYDPETRSGSGFEGRKVKGTIHWVAAKTAEVAECRLYENIVDEEKGKLNEDGSLNLNPNSLTIIKNCFVEPELAKARAYDSFQFVRNGFFCVDCKDSTPEHLVFNRIVSLKSSFKITK, encoded by the coding sequence ATGGAAGATAACAAAGAAGAAATTGTTTCTAAAAACTTTATTGAACAGGAGATAGACAAGGATCTTTCCGAAGGAGTTTATAATCACGTGCAAACGAGATTTCCTCCGGAACCAAACGGTTATCTGCATATTGGACATGCAAAGTCTATATTGCTTAACTATGGCCTGGCTCAGAAGTATGGTGGAAAATTCAACCTCCGTTTTGATGATACAAACCCGACAAAAGAGAAGACAGAATTCGTGGAATCCATTATGGAAGACGTAAAGTGGCTGGGAGCTGACTTTTCAGACCGCCTTTTCTTTGCTTCCAATTATTTTCAGGAAATGTATGACTGTGCCGTTCTTTTAATTAAAAAAGGAAAAGCATTTGTCTGTGATTTAACTGCGGAGGAAATCAGAGAATACCGCGGTGATTTCAAAACTCCGGGAAAAGAGAGTCCATACAGAAACCGAAGTGTGGAAGAAAACTTAAAGCTGTTTGAAGAGATGAAGGCTGGAATATACAAGGACGGAGAAAAGGTGCTCCGTGCGAAGATTGATATGGCTTCTCCAAACATTAACATGCGTGATCCGGTTATTTACCGTGTGGCCCGCATGACCCATCATAATACCGGAGATGCATGGTGCATTTATCCCATGTATGATTTTGCCCACCCCATTGAGGACGCTATTGAAAACATTACTCATTCTATCTGTACGCTGGAATTTGAAGACCACAGACCTCTTTATGACTGGGTGGTTAAGGAATGTGAATATCCAAATCCTCCCCGTCAGATCGAATTTGCAAAGCTTTATCTTACCAATGTAATAACCGGTAAGCGGTATATAAAGAAGCTGGTTGAGGATAACGTTGTAGATGGATGGGATGATCCTCGTCTTGTTTCTATTGCAGCTTTAAGAAGAAGAGGCTATACTCCGGAAGCACTTCGTATGTTCGTGGATTTAGTAGGTGTTTCAAAAGCCAACAGTTCCGTGGATTATGCCATGCTTGAATATTGTATCCGGGAAGATTTAAAGCTGAAAAAACCAAGAGTGATGGCTATTTTAGATCCCATTAAGCTTATCATTGATAATTATCCGGAAGATACCATTGAGTATCTGGATGCTCCCAATAACCTGGAAAATCCAGAGCTTGGAGAGAGAAAGATACCGTTTGGCAAGGAGCTTTATATTGAACGGGAAGACTTTATGGAAGAGCCTGTGAAAAAGTATTTCCGCCTTTTCCCTGGCAATGAAGTTCGCCTTATGAATGCTTACTTTGTGACCTGTACAAGCTGTGAAAAAGATGCAGATGGCAATGTAACCGTCGTACACTGTACCTATGATCCTGAGACAAGAAGCGGTTCCGGCTTTGAAGGAAGAAAGGTAAAGGGCACCATTCACTGGGTGGCAGCAAAAACGGCTGAAGTGGCAGAATGCCGTCTGTATGAAAACATTGTGGATGAGGAAAAAGGGAAATTAAACGAAGACGGAAGCTTAAACTTAAATCCCAACTCTCTGACCATTATAAAGAACTGTTTTGTGGAACCTGAGCTTGCAAAAGCAAGAGCTTATGACAGCTTCCAGTTTGTTAGAAACGGATTTTTCTGCGTGGACTGTAAAGACAGTACACCAGAACATTTAGTATTTAACCGGATTGTATCCTTAAAGAGTTCCTTTAAAATAACAAAATAA
- a CDS encoding PLP-dependent aminotransferase family protein, producing MELMIPLKNQAGLSYYSQIYTYIKEEIKKGNLKPATRLPSTRLLAEHLKVSRSTTQMAYEQLLSEGYIEAVPYKGYYVLEIDGLVHTGQELKEKGASLLQSGFPHSMTGSGILVDFSPRGIDLGAFPFNTWRKISKNTLVDDNREMFVTGDPKGEAGFREAIRTYLHSARGVNCLAEQIIVGAGSEYLLMLLSQILSSDRIIAMENPTYKQAYRVFYSLNYQVVPVFMDQQGMDVRLLEESGADTAYVMPSHQYPTGIVMPVKRRQELLSWACKKEGRYLIEDDYDSEFRYKGQPIPALQGMDQKDKVIYIGTFSKSIAPAIRVSYMVLPKSLLSVYREKVSFYASTVSRIDQNILYQFMEEGHYERHLNRMRAVYKAKHDVLIAGLKPFEEQFLIKGEYAGLHLLLTDLKGRTEEELINQAEQAGVKVYGMSGYFIHEEHNNYPPTIVLGFASLNEEEITRGLDLLKKAWRVEE from the coding sequence TTGGAGCTGATGATTCCTCTGAAAAATCAGGCTGGTCTTTCCTATTACAGCCAGATTTATACTTATATCAAAGAAGAGATTAAGAAAGGTAATCTAAAGCCGGCGACCCGTCTTCCTTCCACCAGATTATTGGCGGAGCATTTAAAGGTGAGCCGGAGCACCACCCAGATGGCATACGAACAATTGCTGTCAGAAGGCTATATTGAGGCAGTTCCCTATAAAGGCTATTACGTCTTAGAGATTGATGGTCTGGTGCATACCGGACAGGAGTTAAAAGAAAAGGGAGCTTCCCTGTTACAATCAGGCTTTCCTCATTCCATGACCGGGTCAGGCATTCTTGTGGATTTTTCACCAAGAGGAATTGATCTTGGTGCATTTCCTTTCAATACCTGGAGGAAAATATCGAAAAACACCCTGGTGGATGATAACAGAGAGATGTTTGTTACCGGGGATCCAAAAGGAGAGGCTGGTTTTCGGGAAGCCATCCGCACATATCTCCATTCTGCCCGAGGCGTGAACTGCCTGGCGGAGCAGATCATTGTTGGTGCAGGAAGCGAATACCTTCTTATGCTGCTGTCCCAGATTCTCTCCAGTGACCGGATTATAGCCATGGAAAATCCAACCTACAAACAGGCCTACCGGGTCTTTTACAGCTTAAACTATCAGGTAGTCCCTGTATTCATGGACCAGCAGGGGATGGATGTGAGACTTTTAGAGGAAAGCGGAGCCGATACCGCCTATGTTATGCCCTCCCACCAGTATCCAACGGGAATTGTCATGCCGGTGAAGCGCCGCCAGGAGCTGCTTTCCTGGGCCTGTAAAAAAGAAGGCAGATATTTAATTGAAGACGATTATGACAGTGAATTCCGCTATAAGGGACAGCCCATTCCAGCCTTACAGGGTATGGATCAAAAGGATAAGGTCATTTACATCGGGACCTTTTCTAAATCCATCGCACCCGCTATTCGGGTGAGCTACATGGTGCTTCCAAAATCTTTGCTGTCAGTTTACCGGGAAAAGGTTAGCTTTTATGCCTCCACGGTTTCCCGCATCGACCAGAATATTCTTTATCAGTTTATGGAGGAAGGCCATTATGAGCGTCATTTAAACCGGATGAGAGCCGTATATAAGGCAAAGCATGATGTTTTAATTGCAGGTCTTAAGCCATTTGAGGAGCAGTTTCTCATAAAGGGAGAATACGCAGGCCTTCATCTGCTGCTTACGGATTTAAAGGGACGGACCGAAGAAGAACTTATCAATCAGGCAGAACAGGCGGGGGTTAAGGTATATGGAATGTCAGGATACTTTATTCATGAGGAACATAATAACTACCCACCGACCATAGTACTGGGCTTTGCAAGCCTTAATGAAGAAGAGATCACCAGAGGCCTAGATCTTCTTAAAAAGGCCTGGAGGGTGGAAGAATAG